A stretch of Tripterygium wilfordii isolate XIE 37 chromosome 11, ASM1340144v1, whole genome shotgun sequence DNA encodes these proteins:
- the LOC120009047 gene encoding ABC transporter B family member 15-like, with amino-acid sequence MEKKTSMENSSKKKKVGSIRSIFMHADGVDICLMVLGFIGSVGDGFNTPVVLLVTSKLMNNIGSSSDPNAFTHSINKNAVVLLYVACASWVVCFLEGYCWTRTGERQATRMRAKYLKAVLRQDVGYFDLHVTSTAEVITSVSNDSLVIQDVISEKVPNFLMNCSLFFGSYVVGFIMLWRLAIVGFPFVVLLVIPGLVYGRTLMEIARKIRVEYNKAGTIAEQAISSVRTVYAFVGEKKTTTEFSEALQWSVKLGLRQGLAKGLAIGSNGVTFAIWAFMCYYGSRMVMYHGGQGGTVFAVGAAIAVGGLALGAGLSNLKYFSEAFSAGERIIEVMRRIPKIDSENMEGETLENVTGEVDFRHVEFAYPSRPESIIFKDFCLKIPAAKTVALVGGSGSGKSTVIALLQRFYDPLGGEILLDGVAIDKLQLKWVRSQMGLVSQEPALFATSIKENILFGKEDATIDEVVDAAKASNAHNFISQLPLGYDTQVGERGVQMSGGQKQRIAIARAIIKAPRILLLDEATSALDSESERIVQEALDKATVGRTTIVIAHRLSTIRNADVIAVVQNGQVMETGSHDELIQNDDGLYTSLIRLQQTNKQDDIYNPSSSISNLDMNNSSSRRLSFVSRSSSANSMAPSRISLSGGEGFWIEEQKYPVPSFRRLLAMNLPEWKQACLGIFSATLFGAVQPLYAFAMGSMISVYFLPSHDEIKKKTRFYALCFLGLSVLSLLINVGQHYNFAYMGEFLTKRIRERMLSKILTFEVGWFDQDENSTGAVCSRLAKDANVVRSLVGDRMALVVQTISAVTIAFTMGLVIAWRLAIVMIAVQPIIIVCFYVRRVLLKSMSQKAIKAQDECSKVAAEAVSNLRIITAFCSQGRIMQMLQKAEEGPRREAIKQSWYAGLGLGFSQSLTSCTWALDFWYGGKLISEGHVTPKELFQTFMILVSTGRVIADAGSMTTDLAKGSDSVGSVFAVLDRVTKIEPDDPEGYRPERIKGHVELKYVDFAYPARPDVMVFNGFSIKIEAGKSTALVGQSGSGKSTIIGLIERFYDPLRGTVNIDGKDIRSYNLRSVRKHIALVSQEPTLFAGTIRENIVYGASNKVDESEIIEAAKAANAYDFVSGLKDGFETYCGDRGVQLSGGQKQRIAIARAILKNPAVLLLDEATSALDSQSEKVVQDALERVMVGRTSVVVAHRLSTIQNCDLIAVLDKGRVVEKGTHSSLLSKGPTGAYYSLVNLQRTPSQSHMT; translated from the exons atggagaagaaaaccAGTATGGAGAACAgcagcaagaagaagaaagttggGTCAAttaggtccattttcatgcacGCCGACGGCGTTGATATATGTTTGATGGTGCTTGGGTTCATCGGGTCCGTCGGTGATGGGTTCAATACTCCAGTGGTGTTGCTCGTCACAAGTAAATTGATGAACAACATCGGTAGCTCATCAGACCCAAATGCTTTCACCCACAGCATTAACAAG AATGCAGTGGTTTTATTGTATGTGGCTTGTGCATCATGGGTTGTATGTTTTCTAG AGGGATATTGTTGGACAAGAACAGGGGAGAGACAGGCTACAAGAATGAGAGCAAAATATTTGAAAGCTGTGTTAAGACAGGATGTAGGCTACTTTGATTTACATGTCACAAGTACTGCAGAGGTCATCACAAGTGTCTCCAATGATAGTCTCGTAATTCAAGATGTTATAAGTGAAAag GTACCGAACTTTTTGATGAACTGCTCCTTATTTTTTGGGAGTTACGTGGTTGGATTTATAATGCTATGGAGACTGGCGATTGTGGGTTTTCCATTTGTTGTCCTTCTAGTGATTCCTGGTCTGGTTTATGGAAGGACTTTGATGGAGATCGCTAGAAAGATCAGAGTGGAATACAACAAGGCAGGGACAATAGCAGAGCAGGCAATATCTTCAGTCAGAACAGTTTACGCCTTTGTTGGCGAAAAGAAAACCACCACTGAATTCTCCGAAGCTCTACAATGGTCAGTGAAACTGGGTCTGCGACAAGGTCTGGCGAAAGGTCTTGCCATTGGAAGCAATGGCGTCACTTTCGCTATCTGGGCTTTCATGTGTTATTATGGCAGCAGAATGGTGATGTACCATGGCGGACAAGGAGGAACAGTGTTCGCCGTTGGCGCTGCAATTGCTGTTGGTGGACT GGCATTGGGTGCGGGTCTATCCAACTTGAAGTACTTCTCCGAAGCATTCTCAGCTGGAGAAAGAATAATTGAAGTAATGAGGAGAATACCCAAAATTGATTCAGAAAACATGGAGGGTGAGACCCTAGAGAATGTGACAGGTGAAGTGGACTTCAGGCACGTAGAATTCGCATACCCATCAAGACCAGAGAGCATAATCTTCAAAGATTTTTGTCTCAAAATTCCGGCGGCGAAGACGGTAGCATTGGTGGGTGGTAGTGGGTCTGGAAAGTCCACAGTGATTGCTCTGTTGCAGAGATTTTACGACCCACTTGGAGGTGAAATACTGCTGGATGGGGTGGCTATTGACAAGCTGCAGCTCAAGTGGGTTAGATCCCAGATGGGTTTGGTGAGTCAGGAGCCTGCACTGTTTGCTACATCGATCAAAGAGAACATACTTTTTGGCAAAGAAGATGCCACAATTGATGAGGTGGTTGATGCTGCAAAAGCTTCCAATGCTCATAATTTCATCTCACAGTTGCCTCTCGGTTATGATACTCAG GTCGGTGAAAGAGGAGTTCAAATGTCAGGAGGACAAAAGCAGAGAATCGCAATCGCCAGGGCAATAATCAAGGCCCCCCGAATCCTTCTCCTCGACGAAGCCACCAGCGCGTTAGACTCCGAATCGGAAAGAATCGTACAAGAGGCGCTCGACAAGGCAACCGTAGGCCGGACCACCATAGTCATCGCCCACCGCCTCTCCACCATCCGCAACGCTGACGTCATTGCCGTAGTCCAGAACGGTCAGGTCATGGAGACCGGGTCCCACGACGAGTTAATCCAAAACGACGACGGTTTATACACGTCCTTAATTCGTCTACAACAGACGAACAAACAAGACGACATTTACAATCCCTCTTCCTCGATTTCGAATCTGGATATGAACAACAGCAGCAGTCGCAGACTTTCATTTGTAAGCCGTTCGAGTTCCGCGAATTCAATGGCACCGAGTCGTATTTCACTGAGCGGAGGAGAAGGATTTTGGATCGAAGAGCAAAAGTACCCTGTCCCGTCATTTCGGAGACTATTGGCTATGAACCTTCCAGAGTGGAAACAAGCGTGCTTGGGAATTTTCAGTGCGACATTATTCGGTGCGGTACAACCACTCTATGCATTCGCGATGGGGTCCATGATTTCTGTGTATTTTCTTCCAAGTCATGACGAGATTAAGAAGAAGACCAGATTCTATGCACTGTGCTTCTTGGGCTTGTCTGTTTTGTCCTTGCTCATCAATGTTGGGCAGCATTACAATTTTGCTTATATGGGTGAGTTCTTGACTAAGAGGATTAGAGAACGCATGCTCTCCAAAATTCTAACTTTCGAAGTGGGGTGGTTCGACCAAGATGAGAATTCTACTGGTGCTGTCTGCTCTCGActtgctaaagatgccaatgtg GTGAGATCGCTGGTGGGGGATAGAATGGCTCTCGTTGTACAAACCATATCAGCCGTCACAATAGCATTTACAATGGGCCTGGTCATTGCATGGAGGCTGGCTATTGTGATGATAGCGGTCCAGCCCATCATCATAGTTTGCTTCTACGTTCGTCGAGTCTTGCTAAAGAGTATGTCGCAGAAGGCAATTAAGGCCCAAGACGAATGCAGCAAAGTTGCAGCCGAGGCCGTCTCCAATCTCCGAATCATCACCGCCTTCTGTTCACAAGGCCGAATCATGCAGATGCTCCAAAAGGCCGAGGAGGGCCCAAGACGTGAGGCTATAAAACAATCTTGGTATGCGGGCCTTGGGCTTGGGTTTTCGCAAAGCCTAACATCTTGTACTTGGGCCTTGGACTTCTGGTATGGTGGGAAGCTCATTTCAGAAGGCCACGTCACTCCTAAAGAGCTCTTCCAGACCTTTATGATTTTGGTGAGTACGGGTCGGGTCATAGCCGACGCTGGAAGCATGACCACGGACCTCGCTAAAGGCTCCGACTCTGTCGGGTCCGTGTTTGCTGTATTGGACCGGGTCACAAAAATTGAGCCCGACGACCCAGAAGGGTACCGGCCCGAGAGAATAAAGGGCCATGTAGAGTTAAAATATGTGGACTTCGCGTACCCGGCTAGGCCCGATGTGATGGTCTTCAATGGATTCTCGATCAAGATCGAAGCAGGGAAATCAACGGCGTTGGTTGGACAGAGTGGGTCCGGGAAATCGACCATCATTGGATTAATCGAGAGATTCTATGATCCACTCAGGGGCACAGTAAACATCGACGGCAAAGACATTAGATCGTATAATCTACGGTCGGTTAGGAAGCACATCGCACTTGTCAGTCAAGAACCGACGTTGTTCGCCGGAACTATAAGAGAGAATATTGTATACGGAGCGTCCAATAAAGTCGATGAATCGGAGATCATCGAAGCAGCGAAGGCAGCGAACGCTTACGATTTCGTTTCAGGATTAAAGGACGGGTTCGAGACATATTGCGGGGACAGAGGAGTGCAGCTCTCAGGAGGCCAGAAGCAACGCATTGCGATAGCGCGTGCGATACTTAAAAACCCGGCAGTGTTACTATTAGACGAGGCTACCAGTGCGCTTGATAGTCAGTCAGAGAAAGTGGTGCAAGACGCGCTTGAGCGCGTGATGGTGGGGAGGACTAGTGTGGTAGTCGCTCACAGATTAAGTACAATACAGAACTGTGATCTGATTGCTGTGTTGGATAAAGGGAGAGTGGTGGAGAAAGGGACCCACTCCTCTTTGTTGAGTAAGGGTCCCACAGGAGCTTACTACTCTCTCGTCAACCTTCAAAGGACACCATCGCAGTCACATATGACATAA